One segment of Candidatus Nitrospira nitrosa DNA contains the following:
- a CDS encoding ABC transporter substrate-binding protein codes for MHNISRRRFLTLTAAAGGALAFGDWPDLLRRHRAGPIAYASEPIKVGIIDPLSGPYSTSSIHDVHGANAAVEHFNKSGGVLGRPVRLVEADDASNVQTGLKAATKLIKEDRVDFLMGALNGEVALAVADLAIAEHTLFMVTGAHVPELTGIGCNSHTFVFMPSARMLSGSVTPHLVKAYGNHWFMITAETMDGQAAEQAMTDALMAEGGAVLGSLNTPFGATDFTAALTQAKAAKPGAVILNLYGWDLVHALKAYSRLELAKEQIGVGGMISGEQIGRPLGYADHAGIWGLIWDPKVRSESSRRFIQGVIDKYHHTPTSRCYHGYAAMTQMLEAVQRAGTTDTQAVIEALAGHEFDGLKEGRSYFRRSDHQHVQDVLVGKAYGKELGLGHYQLLDRVPGDSVVSAPDQPVCRMP; via the coding sequence ATGCATAATATCTCGCGTCGAAGGTTTTTGACGCTCACAGCTGCAGCGGGTGGCGCGCTCGCGTTCGGAGATTGGCCAGATTTACTCCGGCGTCATCGGGCAGGACCTATAGCCTACGCCTCGGAACCGATCAAGGTTGGGATCATCGATCCGCTCTCCGGTCCATACAGCACGTCTTCCATCCACGACGTGCACGGCGCCAACGCGGCGGTGGAGCATTTCAATAAGAGCGGCGGAGTGTTGGGGCGGCCGGTGAGACTTGTGGAGGCCGACGATGCCTCGAATGTCCAGACCGGACTCAAAGCTGCGACCAAACTCATCAAAGAAGACCGCGTAGACTTCCTGATGGGAGCCTTGAACGGAGAGGTCGCCCTTGCAGTGGCCGATCTTGCGATAGCGGAACACACCCTCTTCATGGTGACCGGGGCACATGTTCCGGAGTTGACGGGAATCGGCTGCAACTCACACACCTTCGTGTTCATGCCGAGCGCTCGGATGTTGTCCGGATCCGTCACGCCTCATCTCGTAAAGGCTTACGGGAATCATTGGTTCATGATCACCGCCGAGACGATGGATGGGCAAGCGGCAGAACAGGCCATGACCGACGCTCTCATGGCCGAGGGCGGCGCCGTGCTCGGTTCGCTCAACACACCCTTCGGGGCAACCGACTTCACGGCAGCATTGACTCAAGCCAAGGCTGCAAAGCCCGGCGCCGTGATCCTGAATCTGTATGGCTGGGATCTCGTTCATGCGCTGAAAGCCTACAGCAGGCTTGAGCTGGCCAAAGAACAGATCGGTGTCGGTGGAATGATCAGCGGCGAACAGATTGGGCGCCCGCTTGGCTACGCCGACCATGCCGGCATCTGGGGGCTGATCTGGGATCCAAAAGTCCGGAGCGAAAGCTCTCGACGATTTATCCAAGGTGTGATCGACAAGTATCACCACACTCCCACCTCTCGCTGCTACCACGGCTATGCGGCCATGACGCAGATGCTGGAGGCAGTCCAACGGGCCGGGACCACCGACACGCAGGCGGTCATCGAAGCGCTCGCGGGACATGAATTCGACGGGTTGAAAGAGGGACGCTCCTACTTCCGCCGTTCGGATCACCAGCACGTGCAAGATGTGTTGGTGGGGAAGGCCTACGGCAAGGAACTGGGATTGGGGCACTACCAACTGCTGGACAGGGTTCCGGGCGACTCGGTTGTGAGCGCGCCCGATCAGCCGGTGTGCCGGATGCCCTGA